The following is a genomic window from Mauremys mutica isolate MM-2020 ecotype Southern chromosome 4, ASM2049712v1, whole genome shotgun sequence.
TGACAATACAAAGGTTTCCTTCATACCTGCAGAGGGCATTCTCATCAGGTTGGCTTGCACTGACTGTACAGGGAGAGAACATCCCTCTAGAGAATGGACATCTCCCAGGTACTAGGAAGAGAAGGTCTCATTGAGTTGAGGAGCACTGACCTCCCAATTTTCATGGAATCGGTAGAACTGAGCATACCACTGCCCTGGCCCTGATGCAGCTGTGTACTAAAACCTGGCCTAAAACGTGTTTGTTGAATGATCTCTATTCTTTTTCAGTCCCAGGCAGGTTTCCTGCAGCATGATTTGGGGcacctttcagttttcagcaGTACCAAATGGAACCACTTGGTTCACGAGTTTGTGATGAGCCATCTGAAGGTAAGTGCCTGATACTGGGGGTGTTCACCCCGCTTTGGCAGAACTGATCAAGCATGGTGGGGTCCCCTTTCAGTTCAGATAGCATTACACTGACATTCTGCACTCTACATATAATTAGAAGAATGTGGTGCAGCACTGGGAAGATGATCAATATGTGACAGATGAGGTGATTTTAATATTTAGTAGTGTTGTGGTCTGATTCCTGTGGTCTTCTTGTTTACTGCAGGGGCTTTCAGCACAGTGGTGGACTCTCCACCATTCCCAGCACCATGCCAAGCCCAACTGCTTCCATAAGGACCCTGATATTGCAATGCATCCCTCCTTGTTTGCTTTGGGAAAGATACTCTCTGTGGAGGTGAGTGTGGGGGTGGGCTAGGAATTATTTAGACCACTGAAAAGATATGATGCTAAAAGAAATCAGGAGACTGTATGTTTGGGAACAAGCTAATCCCTGGATCTTGCAAGGGGCAAGGATGGGATACAGATCTGCTGCCTGAAATCTCTTTGGGTTCTATCAGAAACAGAAAAAGGAAGAGTGAAACAGAGAATAGAAGATGAAAGGAAAACAGTGAGAGCAAAAGGCAACAAGCAAATGAGGGAGAGCTTTTGTTGTGGCCTACATTTGCCTATATCAAATAGGTGTACCACACATCAGGATGGGCTGATTCTCACCCCTGTCCCCTTAAGACACCAGATTAATTTTCCTTTCCCACTTCCTTGCTGTGACATGCCCAGGGTACAATCTAGACTGATGAACAGCTATGTCACCTCAGCCCTCTCTCCTAGGGTGCCCTTCAGACTGTTTTCCTGCAGTAGTTACCACTCCCGATGTGCTCTGACACAGCCTTCAGAATGTAAGTCAATCCCAGCTATATAGTGTGAGTGCTGCAGCAGGCACTCTTGAACCACACTGCAGTGTGACACTAGCACACTCCCAATCCCAGGCTtttcccagaaatgtatgtctcgTACTGCCCAGCtttctcctggacaatacaagttcatagaaagtctgtcattttattactAGAAAATGATGTGCACAAATCCTGTTGTTGCAAATGGAGTTTCTCAAACACATCAATCCAAACACACCGGtgtagataaaacaataaaacaagtttattaaatacaaagagattttaagtgaacacaggtaacgaggcataaaagtcagagttGGTTACAAGTAAAATAAAGGTAAAATGCAACtgatgcctaacttaacaaacgagtaaattcaaagcaaagtctctcaccacatgcttcagcAGTTCTATTGGCTGAACTTCTTTCAGTTAGGATCCCTCCCATAGTCcaatgctgcttcctttgttcttcagatGTTGTGAATGCCGTGGGCAGAGCAAGGGGAAAGATCATTTGGGGCATCCTGCTTTTCTTTTTATAGTCCTCTCCTTCCTTTGAGAAGCTTCTCCAGCTGGGAACAGGGCATCAGGCACCCTCCCTGGACAGGAACTTTGttgtttctttgctaagatgcAGACCCTTGCCCGTGTTCCCTTCCTGCCAATGAACAGCCACCTAGCAAGCAAAGACCCACCCACTACTTTGAGATACTCAAATAACTGACTGCTAAAAATGCCCCCTTCTGTCTATATGACTGGTCAGAATGTGTACCCAGACGTATCATACACTGGTTTGTCCATAGTGATCCATACATTTATGAACTTCATGCTTGATTATTGCAATTCATCATATCTATGAATAAACCACAGACCCCGCAAAAAGCTCCACTTGGTTCAGGATGCAGAAGCTGCCTACTCATCAGCCAAGGCCTCTGAGAGCACATTGCCCCTGTGCTCCTCTCTCTGTGTTGGCTCTCCAGATAATATAGAATGATTTGTGGAGTTTTGGTCCCAATAGTCAAAGCTCTCCAGGGATTAGCCCAGTTTTCTTCTGTGAGACTAACTACTCACTACTGCTATGTTCCTGTGGTACAATGGAACTGTCAGCTTCAAGGATGAGATTATTGACCATTGGAGACAGAACTCTCCGCCCTGGAACATGTGAGGATGACAAATCTCACTATCTTCAGGACAAAGTGCAGCACTCAGTTATATGGCTTAGCCTTCCCACAATAAAAAGAAGCCCATAAAAATATGGGCTTAGTATAAAAATCAAGACAGATAGTATTCAAGCAGTGACGCCTCCTGGTGCTTCACCACTGTGACAAAAGCAGCTCTGTGGATCACCTGGTTGTGTTCCATGCGCCACAATCTAACACCCACTGTATTAGAGCTTTGCACAATGCTACTTATTGCTACCTTTCCCTGTTATAAACCAATCTAACAATTCCAACCTAACTTCATTAACTGCTGGAGCGATATTATCACTTCACTGTGACAGAACTATGCTTTATATATTTCCTATATCACTGACATTTTTAGAGACAAAGGTGACAGACATGCGTTAACTCTGCTTGAACTAGTGCatgaaaaatagcagtgtagtcagtgttgcacaggcagcagctgcctgagtacaaacccacctgaacccTCTGGGTACTTGGGTAGCTTGCCTGAGCCACCACCCAAGCTGCGCACAGcaacattgctatttttagcttgcTGCTTGAGCACAGCTAGTGCATGTCTGTCTGCCCGCATTGAGAAGCTCGctcgctcccagctgcaatgtagaggTATCCATATTAACCCAAAAGAAGATCAAGAGTCTGTTCTTAGCAGCAGGAGGAAAGATCTGCCAATACCCACTATTGCCATTAATCATGATGAGCCATCTGAGATTTGCACATGGAGGGTCCCCTTCACATTTGATTCTCACTTACTTCACATGGAAGAGTGGGGAaatcagccacctctgcagctacACGTCCCTCCACATGGGTCCTGAGATCAGTAGGTGAGGTCAGGTACAGCATTGTGCTAGCAATTTTGCAGGGAAAGTGGTGGGCAGATACTGCATTAATTTATTCATGGAGCCCCCTCTGTGCAGAAATGGTGGTCTTTCTTCTAGAAAActtgggtggagttggggcaggtgCCTCACAGCTAACGTGGAGGCACAGGGCCTTAGCACAAATGGTGATGGCTGCCAGCAGATCTCCAATATCCACAATTTCTGAACCTCCAGTTTCTTCTGGAGGGTGGTGAACCCTGCATCACAAGGGAAGAATTTAGAGAAGGCTCCTCAATTGGAAACTTGTGGAGTATTCCTCCCAATTGGAGGCCCTCCTTCAGGTTTTTCCATAGGAAAACATCTGGTCTTGTATCTGGAAGGTCTTCTACTAGAATATACTCCTTAGACAGAAGACAATTTTGGGTGTAAAGTTTCTGGACCAGTATGTCACTGACATTAAGTATGCAAGAGTGGGGGGGAAAAATTGCAAGATGCTACGTGTATGTATTTGAGATTGTAGGGAAAATGTTTATTATATTGCACTGTTTGTGAAATAGTATATAATGTAATGAGGCCTCTTCTGATCTCCCTTACGCTGTTGTAATTCAGTGGATTTAGATGTCTGAGCAGGTGTATCTCGAGAAGGAGGAGGCAATGAAATTTATTTGAGTGAACGTTTCTCTAGCTCAGCTGACCTGCCATGACCTCCTCTTTTTTTACAGCTCGGCATGAAGAAGAAGAAGTTTATGCCTTACAATCATCAGCACAAGTATTTCTTCGTCAGTGAGTATACCTACTTTGCCCAACAGGTCCTTGTCTAACAGTCACCACCGACTCCTATATTAAATAATCCCAGGGGCTGAGAGGACTTCTCTCCTATGACAGTCTTATAGGAGATTACAGTGTTTGGGGTACACAATCTATGGCTGAAATTGTCACCTCATTTGCTAAAACAGCTGAcacaaagcaatggcaaaaaGATGAAAAGAAGGAGAGGAGAGATGAGGATAATTGAGGAGAAGGAGATAAGATGAGGGACAGATGAAAGGAAACTGAGGAGTAGTCATGGAGGAGAGGagatgagggggatggagggagaatcCATCTATTCCCTACCATCACTATGCTATCTGAGCACCTTATTGATGCAAATGTTATAAATCAGAAGAGTCTTTGTCTCCGTCCAGAGGTGAAGAGGTGCTGCCAAGGTGATTGACAATTCCATTATTACAGACAAATGTAGCCCTAATGCAAGGTGGCAATTATGGAGAGTGAGGTGGTCTGTCAGGGAGATAGGAACAATACAATGGAGGGCTTTAAAGATCAGGATCAAAACGTTGAACTTCATTCAGTATTTGACAGGCAGTTGGCATACAGTGTAGTGCCAGAGTCATGCACTGTCCATGGTCTGTGTTGATGTGTGTGTTGCTGCATTTTGAGCCAGCGGGAACACTTTACAGGATATTGCTCTCATTCTGATATATTGCATTACAGGAGTCAAGCCTGGAGGTCATGAAAATGTGGATCATCATGATCAAGTCCAAATCTGACAGAAAGGAGTGCACTCTCCAGGCCACCAGTGGATAGAAGAGAGCAATTTCACTGCTGTAGCTATTTGGGTATTCAGAAGCATTGACGAGTTCAGAAAGATGGTGTGTAGCATCAGGTTCGCCTATTGACTCTCAGGTGCAGGGAGATGGTACGATTTGCATTTAGTTGGAAGCAGGTGCAGAGTTGAGTTGTCTATGGATTGCTGGCCTCTGAATCTATAAAAtggagggagaaaggaagaggAGTAAAGAGGAGAGTAAGGAAGGAAGATGAGGAGCGAAATCTCTTGGGAAGCATAGTTCAGTGATGAGCACTGGAAAGCCccggagctgcacagagctctcctttcatTCTGGTTTCCAGGGTGTTCGTTAACTAGGTGAGGCTGTTAATGTCTCTGCTCTTCTTGTTTTCTTCTCCAGCTATGCCCCTGCTTGTGGTTCCAGTGTTCCAGTTGTACTCCTTGTACTTCATATTCCAGCGCAAACTATGGAGGGTAAGTGCACTCAGTATTTCCTACAAACCTTTGCAAACGGGCAGCTGCTCTTCTGAGGAGGTTTTAGGACCAGGCCCTTGTTTGCCTAGAATGGTGAAGGAGAATTACAGCATATGGATCCAAGGCATCTTCTGGGGCTGGATTCATGTTGCTGTGAGGTGATGAAAGGGAACTAGAATGCAGGGGCAGCCAGCGGGGCTTAGAGGATTGATTTCTTGAGCTGGATTCCTGCTACTCCACTGTAGTTGAGGGAAATTACAGTGCAGGAACAGTGAGTGGGCCTTTCTGGGTGAGGTTTTTTTTGGGCTGGGCACTCTCTGGTTTGAGGTAATGGGGGAAATCCACAATACACAGACCATTAGTGCAGGTTACAAGGAAACTTTCCAAGTTGTGTTCTCACTGATGTGGAGAATTGAGGGGATCTGCAAAGGATAGAAACAGAGTGACCCTTACTTGGGGGGATTTTGGACTTCTATTCCTCCCATTGCGGGATGGTGGAGGGGTACTGTTCTGCTGTAAACTGCTGTCCTGATGAAGGTTTCTCTCCTTCTTCTGTCTCACAGGAACTAGCTTGGACTCTGACCTACTTCATCCGATTCTTTCTTTTCTTCGAGCCCTTACTGGGAGTAACGGGTGTCCTGGGATTCCTCCTGCTGCTCAAGTAATCCTCACTTTAGGCATGACTCCCTCTGCCTACTGGTACTCACACCTGACTGACTGACCGCTCTTCTCTGCCCTCATCCCTCATTCCTTCCCATCTGTGATTGCTTCTAGCCACTCTGCTTTTCTCCCTTTCCCATCATTGATTTCTCTTACAAGAGTACAAATTATGTTTTCCATACATTGCCCTCACTTTTGTGGGGGCCTTTTACTGACGACTCACTAGGTGGAACATAAGAGAGAAGTTATACTTGGTAGCCACTCATTTTGGTGGGTCTGAGGGGGCCTTTTACTAGCCAGAAAGCGCTTTACCAGGCAGACATTGGTTTGGGATTGCAGGCCTGTTACTGGCCATTGCCAGTTTGCATGGGCATTTTACTGAGCAGTCAGTGCTTTGGGTGTGGTGGCCAGTTACTTATCTGTTGCCAGTTTGGACTGGGGTTTTATCTGGCAACCTTTGGCTTGGGTGTAAGTTACTGGGCAGTTCTTGGGCTGTCTTCATGTGTGGGTCTCCATCTACTGTGACTATATGTGGCAATGACTGCTTTGTCTGTATCTGCACAGCATCCTAGAGAGTATCTTGTTTACCTGGATATCGCAATTGAACCACATCCCTATGCACATTGATTATGATAACAATATGGACTGGTTCTCTACACAGGTAAGAGACCCTCTTTTACCAGGGTCTGTGGGTGTGAATCCCAGGGCAGGGACACTGGGAGCATACATGAAATTTTGCAGTGGGGATAAAGGTCAACCAGGAGCCCCTGGATGATGAGATATTGGGAGAGGAGACTTGTGATCATCTGTGTGGGGTGGTTGGGAATGAAGCCTGGACTGATTGGGGGTTACATGGAGACTGCATTGATGTAAAAACCAGAATGAGAATGGCAGGTAAAAGCTGCCTGATCCAGGGCACTCACATACCGGTCTCCTTGCATAAGAGGCTCTAATATTCTTCTCCTTTCTGCTTCCTTGACCCTGTGGCCATTTTTCCCCAATAGAAGATATGAGATAAGGAGTGGGAGAACAAGCCTATGCCAGTCCAACTGACGAGGCCATGTCACTCCAACCGAGTGAGGACCTGATTAATTCAGTAACTATTCCATATCCTAGCATGCCATTCTCACCCAGGCCTGGTCTCCCTGTTCTAATGAACAAGGAACTGTAATCCCCACACCACCCccaggaaaccctgctcaagtTAGAAGAAAGTGGAGGTCAAGGGTTGTTACCAATTAATCCACTTCCATAGATCCACACTCCATTTCTCTCTATTTTTCTCCCCTAGCTCCAGGCGACATGCAACGTGGATCAGTCCCTGTTCAATGACTGGTTAACTGGGCACCTGAACTTCCAAATTGAGCATCAGTGAGTATAGGCACCTCAGGAGGAGAGGAAATTCCCAGGGGGCACTGGTGGCAATAGGTCtcagcaggagggggaaggaactCCCAGGGGCACCACTGGGTAATGCATCCAGCAGAAAGGGCAGGAATTCTCAATGGAGCACCAGTGAGTACTGGCCCCTGAGGGAGGGATGGGATTTCTACAGAGCTCTGAAGAGTTTAGATCCCACTGAAACTGCCTCATTATTTCTCCAGTCTTTTTCCTAGGATGCCACGACACAACTACTGGAAGGTGACTCCTCTGGTGAAGTCACTATGTGCCAAACATGGCATCGAGTACCAGAGCAAGCCTCTGCTCACTGGCTTTGGAGATATTTTGCGGTAAGTATGAACAGAATGGGTTGGTACAATAGTTGCTGGCAAAATGGGGTCAGGTGTTGAGACAGAGGGATGCAGGATATAGGTGAGTTGGGACTGGATGACTCAAGATTGTGAATGACTCATAGTAAAGATGGTCCAGtgtttagggcactagcctaagacttgggagacccagattcaatttTTATCTTGCCAGAtttcctgagtgaccttgggcaagtcactttgcctttctgtgcctcagttccccatttgtaatatAGGATAATAGGACTGCCCTACCTCTCAGGAGTATATTAagaacaaatacattaaagattgtgtcaATCACACCATCAGCAGATGGGGTTGCAGCGATCCTAGTGTGTGGAGGACGCCATTTTGGTCTGCACAGTGTGACCATGCATGCACCATACATACAGGGTCATGCAATGCAGAAAATGCAATTTTGTAGAGTGAAATGACATCCCCCATGTGGCATGACCTTACATGTACCATGCGTGCAAGGTCATGCTGTTTAGAGGACACCATTTTGCTTTTCAAAATAGCATCCTCCATGTTGTCTGGGGTCCTGGAAGGAAATAAACAGGGCCAGTGCTACTATTAAGGCGAACTAGGTGGTTGCCTatggcgccaagatttgggggtgccaaaagcAGTGccgcccattttttttttttttttacagcagttcCTCCCTGAGCGtgcggtcgctgctccacttctcccgcctcccaggcaccacaagcctgggaggagaattagagcgggggcagcgtgctcggggaggacacggagcagaggtgagctggggtgaggaGGTACCGCATGGctccccgggggggagggggagctgccacgggagggggcctcagggcagggcggggagctgctgcgtGGGGGGGTgcttcagggtggaggggggggcggggagctgctgcagggctgtggggggtgggcgcaaggtggaagtttcatctagggcgcgaaacttccttgcaccggccctggatatataataataataaataattaaaattggGGTCATGGCGGCAAAGagttttgggaaccactgccttagaatgGGATACTGAGTCTTTCAGTTCTAGATCATAGCTTCCAGTCTAGGCCGAGGTCTGTATGATACAACTAGGCAGCTGTGCAAATAGCAGCAAATGACATTATGCAAGTCCCTTTGTGCATGTCGCATAAATCTACAGAATGTCCATTGTTTTACCCTCCTCCAGCTGTTTCCACCTGTCTTTGCATCTTTctgctctgtctgtctgtttcttCTTTGTTTCTCCATAAGGGGAGTTTATTGGGTTTCCTCTGCCTCGTTCCATGCTGCTGCCCTTAAAAGAACATTAGGAGACAGAGAGGGAGATCACTAAATAGTGAGGACAAACACCTCTTGTTACAAGCATTctgtatagtgtgtgtgtattGCATGTGAATAATTATATGAGGGAGTTGGTAGTGATCCCTCTTCTTACATTGCTCAGCCTgttccagtggttctcaagcttatTTTATCGTGCTCCCCTTCTTTGTCTGTAGTCGTTTATGCTCCG
Proteins encoded in this region:
- the LOC123368718 gene encoding acyl-CoA (8-3)-desaturase-like isoform X1 gives rise to the protein MAPLRGPKAGMEEPGAGSSPRRFTWEEIGLRTGRGHPQQERWLVIDRKVYDISQFYRRHPGGARVISSYAGQDATDPFQAFHLDKGLVRKYMSSLQIGELALDQPSFEPTKNKLLVEDFRELHTTVEKMGLLNPNHLFFFLLLLHILMLDVAGWFVLWYFGTSLVPFLISTLLLTISQSQAGFLQHDLGHLSVFSSTKWNHLVHEFVMSHLKGLSAQWWTLHHSQHHAKPNCFHKDPDIAMHPSLFALGKILSVELGMKKKKFMPYNHQHKYFFVTMPLLVVPVFQLYSLYFIFQRKLWRELAWTLTYFIRFFLFFEPLLGVTGVLGFLLLLNILESILFTWISQLNHIPMHIDYDNNMDWFSTQLQATCNVDQSLFNDWLTGHLNFQIEHHLFPRMPRHNYWKVTPLVKSLCAKHGIEYQSKPLLTGFGDILRSLKDSGELWLDAYLHG
- the LOC123368718 gene encoding acyl-CoA (8-3)-desaturase-like isoform X2; protein product: MAPLRGPKAGMEEPGAGSSPRRFTWEEIGLRTGRGHPQQERWLVIDRKVYDISQFYRRHPGGARVISSYAGQDATDPFQAFHLDKGLVRKYMSSLQIGELALDQPSFEPTKNKLLVEDFRELHTTVEKMGLLNPNHLFFFLLLLHILMLDVAGWFVLWYFGTSLVPFLISTLLLTISQSQAGFLQHDLGHLSVFSSTKWNHLVHEFVMSHLKGLSAQWWTLHHSQHHAKPNCFHKDPDIAMHPSLFALGKILSVELGMKKKKFMPYNHQHKYFFVTMPLLVVPVFQLYSLYFIFQRKLWRELAWTLTYFIRFFLFFEPLLGVTGVLGFLLLLNILESILFTWISQLNHIPMHIDYDNNMDWFSTQVRDPLLHGDCIDVKTRMRMAGKSCLIQGTHIPVSLHKRL